A genomic region of Macaca thibetana thibetana isolate TM-01 chromosome 14, ASM2454274v1, whole genome shotgun sequence contains the following coding sequences:
- the BLID gene encoding LOW QUALITY PROTEIN: BH3-like motif-containing cell death inducer (The sequence of the model RefSeq protein was modified relative to this genomic sequence to represent the inferred CDS: inserted 1 base in 1 codon) — translation MARLQIVVTLLPIEGREIHFCEILESECVLYTGWTERASGSSIYPEAKACLPLEXLLGSNKEPILPKETVPSLTRCNLGSSDMKRKVPGHVLRRPSYLTRIQITLLCNSSAEAL, via the exons CTTCAAATTGTGGTGACTTTGTTGCCTATAGAGGGCCGGGAAATCCATTTCTGTGAGATCCTAGAATCTGAGTGTGTGCTCTACACAGGATGGACAGAACGAGCCTCTGGCAGTTCCATTTATCCAGAGGCAAAAGCGTGCCTGCCACTGG CGCTCTTGGGTTCCAACAAAGAACCTATATTGCCTAAGGAAACAGTGCCTTCTCTTAcaaggtgcaatcttggctcctcTGACATGAAGCGGAAAGTTCCTGGACATGTGCTTCGGAGACCTTCCTATTTAACCAGGATACAAATTACATTGTTATGCAATTCCTCTGCTGAGGCCCTGTAA